GAAAAGATCTGGGATCACGACGAAGATATTCTGAAAGCGGGTCTGGCATTCTATTCGGAGTTGGAAAAAAGAACCGGAACAAAAGCGGATTCCAACCATTGGGATGAATTCTTCGCTTCTACTAAGCCCCATGCCGGATTCGATGAGACGCTCTGGACAAAATCCATCGCTGCGCATAAAGGATTTCAAATCGGTTTGGAACTTTTGAAACTCATTCCGAACATCGGAAATCAATCCCGCTTCTATACTCTTACGATGGACGAAAATATGGAACCGGTCATCCCCGAGGAATTCAGAAAAGCGGAAACGAGAGATGCTCTCATTAAAGTTCTTGCCCCTCCGCCAAAAGCAAGCTCGGATGAGATCGTTTCTCCAATGGGGGGAATGTTCTACTCCAAAGAGTCTCCCGATCTTCCTCCGATGATTAAAGAGGGAGAACACTTTAAAGTAGGGCAACCGCTATTCATCGTAGAAGTAATGAAGATGTTCAATAAGATAACTGCACCGTTCTCAGGTACGATTAAAGAAATAATTCAGCAAGATAGTGACGGAAAAATCATTCAAAAAGGTCAAACTATCTTTAAGATCGTTCCCGACGAAGTCCTAAAAGTGGAAACTCCTCAAGAAATACAGGAAAGAAAGAATAAAGTGACTCTCTCTTTACTCTGAATCTCGCTTAAAAATCGCGTTAAAAAAAAAGGCCTCTTTGCCGATTCCTCATGGGATTGCAAAGGGGCCTTTTTCATTTATTTATGACAAGCTAAATTAATTCATTCCGATCAAAATTCGCCAGGAGCTAAAAAGCGTCAGAATGGCAATAAATTTTCGACAAGACTCCGCCAAGAGGCGTAGAATTTAAAGATAAATAATTAGAAAAGACTAATAAATACCTTCTTCACATAGTTTATAACTAAATATGTCCCATGAGGAAGATTGATAAAAATATACGCGGTTTTATTAGCCTTACTGTTGACAATATTTCATCAAATATGTTAAATTTTCATAAATGATAATATGCTGCTATATAATTTCAATATTCTATATATAGCAAAATACTATTTAACATATTGTGATTATCGAAATGAACCAGGAAGGAGGACCCCGTGGAGGTCGATTTAAAAGCATTATTGCATGATTTCCTCGCCGAATCGGCGGATTTACTCGATTCTGCGGAAGAAACCGCCCTTTCCTTGAAAAATGAATTTAGTCCGGAGTCCATCAATACCCTTTTTCGAGCCATACATACGATTAAAGGCAATTCGGGAATATTCGACTTTCCCGCTATTTCGTCCGTCTCTCATTCTCTGGAAAATTTATTGAATCAATGGAGAAGATCGAACAGTCCACCGGTAGAACATGACATTTCGCTCATATTAGAATGTTTGGATGAACTTAGGCTGCTACTTAGTAATGTTGATCTCTATAAGAATAGAAACGAAGACCATATTATTTCCCGAATAGATTCTAAATTATCCGATTCGAATTCGGCAACAAAAGAGGCTGGGGGCCTTTATCCTAATATTTCTTCCTCCGCAACGACGGCAGGCTCCGTCATTCCAGCAAACTCAAACCAGGCCAGCTATAACTCCAAAATCGTTATTCCCAAAAAGTATATAGAGCGAGCGCGAATCGAGAATCTATCGCTCTTCGTAGTCCGATTCAAGGCTTTCAACGAACAAACCTTAAGTCGCTGCAAGGAGGGCAATCCGTTTCAGCCCCTGGAAGAGAAAGCTTTGGTGCTCCAGTCCAATCTACTTGACCATTCCGAATCGGTTCGTAACGGGAACGGAAGAGGGGAAATCGATCATCTTGTCCTACTAAGTCGATTGCCCCAGAATACAATCAATGAAGAATGTGCTAGCTTAGGGTCCTTAAAGTCCGTTCAAATTCTCTTTCAGAGACAGGAAGATAACAAGAGCACTTCTATTAAGGAAACATACTTTGAATCGATCGGATCAAGGGAAGCAGAGACAAACGGGACAAAAACCCAGACGGAACTTGCCGATAACTATCTGAGAATTCCTCTAAATCTATTAGATCACCTGATTAATTTAGCCGGCGAGACCATTATAGTTCGAAACCAACTATTACAAAAAATGGAGGCGATCCAGGAACATTCTCTGCTCTCGACAGTCAGGAATCTTAGTCAATTAATCACTCTTTCGCAAGAAAGCATCATGAGGACTCGCTTGCAGAGGCTGGAAACCTTCTTTAAAAAAATTCCCAGACTGATTCACGACCTAGAAAGAACGACCAACAAGGATATCGAACTGCATCTGGACGGCGGCGACGTCGAACTAGACAAAACGATTATCGATACTATTTCGGATCCGATTACCCATATGATTCGTAACTCCGCGGATCATGGCTTGGAATCTCCCGAAGAAAGGAGTCGGCTAGGTAAGCCTAGAAAAGGACGGATCTATATTTCGGCTGCTCTAAGAGGGGGAAATGTCATTCTCCAGGTACGGGATGACGGGAGAGGATTTAACTACGATCGCATCCGTGAGAAGGCGATCGAAAAAGGTCTACTAACGATCGACGAAATTCATCGTAAAACGGACGGCGAACTCGCCGAATTAGTTTTCGTTCCCGGCTTTAGCACTTCCGAAACGGTTTCTTCCACCTCTGGTCGCGGAGTCGGAATGGACGTCGTTAAGATGAACTTTCAAAAAGCGGGCGGATCTGTCGCAATTTCGTCGGTAACCGGCTCGGGCACCACAATCACCGCTACCATTCCGCAAACTCTATCAATTCTAAACTGCCAGATGGTTCGAGCCGGCAGCAGTATGCTGTTCGCGATTCCCCAGCAAAATATAACCGAACTCTTGCTTCTAGATCCTAAATCCGTGTCTAGCGTGGAAAATAAACAGGTTTATCTCTTACGAGGTCATTTATTACCGATCATCGACCTGGACGAAATGCTAGATATTCCGAAGGACGATACATTAAAAAACAAATATATAGTGGCCGTTCATACGGAGAGACACTCCTTCGGGTTACTCATCACGGAAATAGAAAACCCCGAGGAGATAGTCGTGAAACCGCTTTCAAGAGCTTTGTCCGTATTGAACTTATATACGGGAGCGGCGATTTTAGGAGACGGAAACCTAGCGTTGATCTTGGATATTTCGGGTATCGCAAAATTCCTTAAGTTACAAAGTGCTTCGTTCGAGAATCGTACATCCGATTCTATAGGCGATAGAAAATCACAAAAACATTATTTATTATTCACCGTTCGAAACCAACTTTTCGGAATCGATAGCAAGGACGTGCAAAGGTTGGAAATATTCGATCCTGGAAAGGCCGAACGAATCTTAGACAGGGAAATCATTCAGTATCGCGAAGAAGTCGTCGAACTATGCCGATTGGAAAATTACTTCAATCTTTCAAAATCGGAAACACAAACGGGAAATGTCATGATTCTCTTTCGAATCAAAGGGATAAAAAAAGGTCTTGTTGTAAACGAAATTCATAACGTCATCGATGAGATCCCATCTTTCACAAAGAGTGAAGACGGTGAAAAGGGGATAATCGGAAGCGGAATTCTTTCGGGAGAAACCATCATAATAATCGATCCGACAATCTTATTGTCCGAATTATCCACCTCGCTTTTGTCCGTGGAAAAAGAAGCGGAAGTAGAGTTAAAATGAGGGAGGGCGGGTCTATTAAACAACTACTCTCCTTTACCTTAGCCGGAGAACTTTATGGAATCGCGTTAGAGGATTGTAAAGAAGTAGATCACAATAAAAACATATTAAAAGTTCCGCATTCTCCTCAACATGTCCTCGGAATCGTAAATTTAAGAGGAGATGTCGTCACAATCCTTAACTTAATGGCTTTGTTCGAAAAGGACTGGAACTATACCGAAAATAAGAGTTCTCTAATCCGCTTAAAAGGAAAGAAGGAATCCTTCGCCATTCTTGCCGACAGTATTTCGGACATCGTCGAGATTCCGGAAGAAAACTTAGAACCGTGCCCTTCTCACTTGAATGAGAAAGAAAGTAAATTTATCGACCATATTTCGATCATCAAGAGCGAAACAATCATAATCGTAAATCAACAAGAACTATTGCGAATAGCAGATGAATAAGGATTAGAAAATGTTGGGACTAACTTCACAAAAAAAGAACATCGAATCTGAAAGAAAGCAACTTTCAGTGACCGTAACCGACAAAGAAGTCATGATGATTGACGGTACTACTTTAGTATCGATGACGGACTTGAAAGGAAAAGTCACTTATGCCAACAAGGAATTTTTAGAGATAGCCGGATTAACGGAATCGGAACTGATCGATAAACCTCATAATGTAGTCCGACACCCCGACATTCCTCGCAGCGTATTCCAGGATTTTTGGTCCACAATACAAAGCGGAAAACCTTGGCGAGGAATCGTTAAGAACAGAAGTAAAAATGGGGATCACTATTGGGTTGATGCAAACGTCGCGCCTAAATTTGAGAACGGCGCCATTGTCGGGTATATGTCCGTAAGGAGAAAACCGACTCGTAAGCAAGTCGATGAGGCGGCAAAACTTTATAAAGATATATTATCCGGAGTAAAGAAATTTCCGGCAACGAATTCTAAGAAGCTTTCCATTAGACTTAAATTATTATCGTCAGTTTTCGTAAGCTCTCTCGTTATTGCGGCATTGGTAATCTTACCTCATTTCGGAATCCTTCCGATTTATTCCTATCTTTTAGCTTCGGTAACGATCCTTTTTCAATGCACGATAGCTCCTTATTTCCTTAGTTATAGCATTTTAAAACCGATCCAGAACGCTAGCAATATAGCCAACCGAATTGCAAGTGGAGACCTTTCCGTTAATATTTCGCATAATCGAAACGATGAAATCGGTGAATTGGAAAAATCGATACTCAACATGTTGATCAATACCGCCGCCTTAATCTCTAGATTGAAAGAAAACGGAAATATTCTCTTTCAATCTTCCAGCGATCTTTCCGGTG
The sequence above is a segment of the Leptospira fainei serovar Hurstbridge str. BUT 6 genome. Coding sequences within it:
- a CDS encoding chemotaxis protein CheW, producing the protein MEVDLKALLHDFLAESADLLDSAEETALSLKNEFSPESINTLFRAIHTIKGNSGIFDFPAISSVSHSLENLLNQWRRSNSPPVEHDISLILECLDELRLLLSNVDLYKNRNEDHIISRIDSKLSDSNSATKEAGGLYPNISSSATTAGSVIPANSNQASYNSKIVIPKKYIERARIENLSLFVVRFKAFNEQTLSRCKEGNPFQPLEEKALVLQSNLLDHSESVRNGNGRGEIDHLVLLSRLPQNTINEECASLGSLKSVQILFQRQEDNKSTSIKETYFESIGSREAETNGTKTQTELADNYLRIPLNLLDHLINLAGETIIVRNQLLQKMEAIQEHSLLSTVRNLSQLITLSQESIMRTRLQRLETFFKKIPRLIHDLERTTNKDIELHLDGGDVELDKTIIDTISDPITHMIRNSADHGLESPEERSRLGKPRKGRIYISAALRGGNVILQVRDDGRGFNYDRIREKAIEKGLLTIDEIHRKTDGELAELVFVPGFSTSETVSSTSGRGVGMDVVKMNFQKAGGSVAISSVTGSGTTITATIPQTLSILNCQMVRAGSSMLFAIPQQNITELLLLDPKSVSSVENKQVYLLRGHLLPIIDLDEMLDIPKDDTLKNKYIVAVHTERHSFGLLITEIENPEEIVVKPLSRALSVLNLYTGAAILGDGNLALILDISGIAKFLKLQSASFENRTSDSIGDRKSQKHYLLFTVRNQLFGIDSKDVQRLEIFDPGKAERILDREIIQYREEVVELCRLENYFNLSKSETQTGNVMILFRIKGIKKGLVVNEIHNVIDEIPSFTKSEDGEKGIIGSGILSGETIIIIDPTILLSELSTSLLSVEKEAEVELK
- a CDS encoding chemotaxis protein CheW codes for the protein MREGGSIKQLLSFTLAGELYGIALEDCKEVDHNKNILKVPHSPQHVLGIVNLRGDVVTILNLMALFEKDWNYTENKSSLIRLKGKKESFAILADSISDIVEIPEENLEPCPSHLNEKESKFIDHISIIKSETIIIVNQQELLRIADE
- a CDS encoding methyl-accepting chemotaxis protein, producing the protein MLGLTSQKKNIESERKQLSVTVTDKEVMMIDGTTLVSMTDLKGKVTYANKEFLEIAGLTESELIDKPHNVVRHPDIPRSVFQDFWSTIQSGKPWRGIVKNRSKNGDHYWVDANVAPKFENGAIVGYMSVRRKPTRKQVDEAAKLYKDILSGVKKFPATNSKKLSIRLKLLSSVFVSSLVIAALVILPHFGILPIYSYLLASVTILFQCTIAPYFLSYSILKPIQNASNIANRIASGDLSVNISHNRNDEIGELEKSILNMLINTAALISRLKENGNILFQSSSDLSGASLNLSSGIEQMSQQSQTIAAAATQMNQNLNMITSSIEEMSVSVGEVAKKAADSAKIAREANSTALETGGVVKELGDNAREIGNVIESISNIAAQTKLLALNAAIEAAGAGEAGRGFAVVASEVKELARQSAESSEEIKSKISAIQKSTEKVTESIGKITSVIAEVNQISGSIASAVEEQSITTKEIAANVSQTSVTSNDVTKNINGISTASLDGAKESNNVSNLAKSLQSLAEVLTTLVAQFKISNSAN